GTCGGAAAGGATGATGAAGGGAAGCGTCTTTTGACCCAGCTTAAAGAGCGTGGCATGATGACAGAAACCATAAGGGTTGATTCATCGCGTTCCACGTCCTTAAAAACAAGGGTGGTTGCCCATCATCAACAAGTGGTTCGTATCGACCGTGAGGTTTTATCAGAACTTAAAGAAGATTATTTAAAGAAAATTTTGAATGACTTCAAACGTTTAAGTCCTTCAATGGATGCTTTGGTGATTGAAGATTATGGAAAAGGAGTGGTCACTCAAGCATTGGTTTCACAGCTGATTTTGATCGCAAAAGATCGTTCAATTCCGGTTGCAGTTGATCCTAAAAAAGGACATCTTTTAGATTATCAGGGAATTAGTTTTACAACGCCTAATCTTGAGGAGGCAGCCTATTTTGCGGGCGTAGAGGATGGAAAAGAAGTTTCGGTCGAAGAGATTGGAAAAATTTTGTTAGAAAAATGGCAATGTCAGGCGGTTCTCGTTACTTTGGGAGAGAAGGGGATGTGTCTTTTTGAGAAAGATAAAAACCCTTATTTTATTCCCACACAGGCACGTGAGGTCTATGATGTGAGTGGAGCCGGGGATACGGTGATTGGAACCTTTGTGCTGTCGGTGATTGGGGGAGCTCACTTCAAAGAGGCAGCTCAGTTGGCCAATCTTTCAGCAGGGATTGTGGTCGGTAAATTGGGGACGGCGGTTGTTTTTAAAGATGAAATTGAGAAGGAGCTCGACAATGTCAGGTAAGATTAAAGCTGTTTTTCTGGATCGGGATGGCACTTTGAATGAGGATGTAGGTTATGTGAGTAAACCGGAAAATTTTAAACTCATTTCAGGAATTAAACCCCCTCTTCTTCTGTTGAGGCAAATGGGTTTTAAACTTTATGTGGTGACCAATCAATCTGGAATAGGCCGTGGAATGATCACACCGGAAAATTTAAATCTCATTCATGAAAAGATGTTAGAGGAGTTTAGTCAGGATGGTATTGATATTGATGACGTTTCTTTTTGCCCCCATCGACCCGAGGAAAAATGCCTGTGTCGAAAACCTCAAGCTAAAATGATTAAAGATTTGGCGAAAAAGCATCATATAGAACTCAACAATTCTTATGTGATTGGAGATAAGATCTCAGATGTTTTAACAGGAAAGAATGCCCAGTGTAAGACCATTCTCCTTCTTTCTGAAAATGAGGGGGTTAACTTGGATGAGGATGATGATGAATGGCCTTCCCCGGATTATGTTGCAGATGATTTGAGCGGGGCTGCCGAATGGATTTTGAAGGATAGCGGCGCGTTGGAAGCGATTAAGGTGGAGATTGGGTTAAAAAGCAGTTCAAAGTTAAAGGTTTAAAGAAAAAACAGATGAAAGTAATTGGTGTTATTCCTGCACGGCTTCATTCAACTCGATTTCCGGGAAAAGTGCTGGCCGATTTATGTGGGAAGCCGATGATTCAACATGTCTATGAGAGGGCGAGGCTTTCAAAATATTTAAGTGATTTGTGGGTGGCCTGTGATGATGCTTCCATTGTGAAGGCGGTCGAAAGTTTTGGAGGAAAGGTGAAACTCACTTCTTCCCATCATGTGAGTGGAACAGATCGTGTTGCAGAGATTGTCAAAGATATTCCATGTGATGGAGTGATCAATATTCAGGCGGATGAGCCTTTGCTAGGTTTATCCATGGTGGATCAAGTGGTTGAGGGACTTCTGGAGCCCGAGGCTTCAGTAAGCACCCTGGCAAAGGTTGTTGAAGAAGGGAAAGATTTTCGAAACCCCAATGTTGTGAAGGTGGTTTGTGACGAAAAGGGATTTGCTCTTTATTTTTCAAGGGCAGCTATTCCTTATTTAAAAAGTCCTCAAAAAGGAATTCCTTTTCAAGGGTTAAGGCATATTGGACTTTATGGATACAAAAAAGATTTTTTAATGGAATTTTCAAGGCGAAGTCCTTCCTCTCTCGAATTAATCGAGAGTTTGGAGCAGTTGAGAGTTCTTGAAATGGGGCGAAAAATAAAGGTCGTGCTGACAAGTGAAAATTCAATAGGGGTGGATACCCCGGAGGATTTAGCCCGAGTTTCTCGTCAGATTTCGTAGCGAGACCGTCAAGTCCGCTTTGGATGCGAGGAAGACGACCGAGGCCGTACGAGACGTACTCGACAGTACGTTGAGTAGGGCCGACCGAGTCTGACGACGCAGACGAGGCGGACTTGACGGTCGCAGTAGAAATGTGATGAGAAATTTGGGCAAAAGGAGGTGAAAAAACTTTTATGGCAAAGTACATCTTTATAACGGGTGGTGTTATTTCTTCTTTGGGAAAAGGAATTGCTTCTGCTTCGATTGCACGTTTGCTTGAGGAAGCAGGTTTAAAAGTTACCCTTCAAAAACTTGATCCCTACATTAATGTGGATCCTGGAACGATGAGTCCTTATCAGCATGGCGAAGTTTATGTGACGGAGGATGGGGCTGAGACCGATTTGGATTTAGGACATTATGAACGGTTTACGTCTGCAAAAATGACCAAGGCCAATAATTTTACAACGGGACAGGTTTATGACACCGTGATTAAAAAAGAACGTCGAGGAGACTATTTAGGAAGAACGGTTCAGGTGGTTCCTCATATTATTGATGAGATTAAAAGGCGAATTCGCCGCTTGAGCGAACTGGATCCCTCCTTGGAGGTTATCATTGGAGAAGTAGGGGGAACCGTAGGGGATATTGAAGGACTTCCGTTTTTGGAGGCCATTCGTCAATTTCGTCTTGATTTGGGCGCTCAAAATATTCTTTATATCCATTTGACCTATGTTCCTTATATTCGGGCAGCGGAGGAGATGAAGACCAAGCCTACTCAGCATAGCGTGGGGACACTACGCCAGATTGGTATTCAACCGGATATTCTGCTTTGCCGGACTGAACTTGACCTTTCAGAGGATGTAAAGAGAAAAATCGCCCTTTTTTGTAATGTGGATCCCAAGGCAGTCATTCAGGCAAAGGACGTTGATTCTATTTATAAAGTCCCTCAACTGTTTGCCCAGGAAGGTTTGGGGGAACTCATTATTCAAAAGTTGGCTCTCAACGCAAAAAAATCTTACAGTACGCCCTTGAATGAGGTCATCAAAAGAATCGATCATCCTAAACAGATTGTTAAAATTGCGGTGGTCGGAAAATATATTGAGCATCAGGATGCCTATAAAAGTATTTACGAGGCCATTATCCATGGCGGGATTGCAAATGATGTCAAGGTCGAAGTGACAAAAGTAGATGCAGAAAAAATAGAAAAGGATGGGCCAGGTCTTTAC
The window above is part of the Chlamydiota bacterium genome. Proteins encoded here:
- a CDS encoding CTP synthase, which translates into the protein MAKYIFITGGVISSLGKGIASASIARLLEEAGLKVTLQKLDPYINVDPGTMSPYQHGEVYVTEDGAETDLDLGHYERFTSAKMTKANNFTTGQVYDTVIKKERRGDYLGRTVQVVPHIIDEIKRRIRRLSELDPSLEVIIGEVGGTVGDIEGLPFLEAIRQFRLDLGAQNILYIHLTYVPYIRAAEEMKTKPTQHSVGTLRQIGIQPDILLCRTELDLSEDVKRKIALFCNVDPKAVIQAKDVDSIYKVPQLFAQEGLGELIIQKLALNAKKSYSTPLNEVIKRIDHPKQIVKIAVVGKYIEHQDAYKSIYEAIIHGGIANDVKVEVTKVDAEKIEKDGPGLYLKDVNGILVPGGFGTRGIEGKISAIQYAREMKVPFLGICLGMQCAVIEFSRHACGLDKANSSEFEPETPHPVICLLSEQQGVKNLGGTMRLGASASELKPGSKVYNIYGRHRVIERHRHRYEVNNAYREILEKKGMKITGTTSDGMLAELIELENHPWFVACQYHPEFCSKPDFAHPLFASFIQAAVEKSNIKSQISK
- the rfaE1 gene encoding D-glycero-beta-D-manno-heptose-7-phosphate kinase: MQLKFKKILSSFKNAKVFVVGDLILDCFVWGKVRRISPEAPVPVVEVERDSFVPGGAANVAHNMCALGAKVWLAGIVGKDDEGKRLLTQLKERGMMTETIRVDSSRSTSLKTRVVAHHQQVVRIDREVLSELKEDYLKKILNDFKRLSPSMDALVIEDYGKGVVTQALVSQLILIAKDRSIPVAVDPKKGHLLDYQGISFTTPNLEEAAYFAGVEDGKEVSVEEIGKILLEKWQCQAVLVTLGEKGMCLFEKDKNPYFIPTQAREVYDVSGAGDTVIGTFVLSVIGGAHFKEAAQLANLSAGIVVGKLGTAVVFKDEIEKELDNVR
- a CDS encoding HAD-IIIA family hydrolase, coding for MSGKIKAVFLDRDGTLNEDVGYVSKPENFKLISGIKPPLLLLRQMGFKLYVVTNQSGIGRGMITPENLNLIHEKMLEEFSQDGIDIDDVSFCPHRPEEKCLCRKPQAKMIKDLAKKHHIELNNSYVIGDKISDVLTGKNAQCKTILLLSENEGVNLDEDDDEWPSPDYVADDLSGAAEWILKDSGALEAIKVEIGLKSSSKLKV
- the kdsB gene encoding 3-deoxy-manno-octulosonate cytidylyltransferase, with protein sequence MKVIGVIPARLHSTRFPGKVLADLCGKPMIQHVYERARLSKYLSDLWVACDDASIVKAVESFGGKVKLTSSHHVSGTDRVAEIVKDIPCDGVINIQADEPLLGLSMVDQVVEGLLEPEASVSTLAKVVEEGKDFRNPNVVKVVCDEKGFALYFSRAAIPYLKSPQKGIPFQGLRHIGLYGYKKDFLMEFSRRSPSSLELIESLEQLRVLEMGRKIKVVLTSENSIGVDTPEDLARVSRQIS